A region of Gemmatimonadales bacterium DNA encodes the following proteins:
- a CDS encoding (2Fe-2S)-binding protein, translating into MATHQIRVSVNGTAHEAEVESRLLLVHLLRENLRLTGTHIGCDTTHCGACTVLMDGEPVKSCTVLAVQADGHELMTVEGLEQGGKLDPIQDGFWQEHGLQCGFCTPGMMMTSYALLKRNPKPDEAAIRQAISGNLCRCTGYVNIVKAVQYAAAKA; encoded by the coding sequence ATGGCGACGCACCAGATCCGCGTGAGCGTGAACGGGACCGCCCACGAAGCGGAGGTCGAGTCCCGGCTGCTGCTGGTCCATCTGCTCCGTGAGAACCTGCGCCTCACGGGGACGCACATCGGGTGCGACACGACCCACTGCGGCGCGTGCACGGTGCTGATGGACGGGGAGCCGGTGAAATCCTGCACCGTGCTGGCCGTGCAGGCCGACGGCCATGAGCTGATGACCGTCGAAGGCCTGGAGCAAGGGGGCAAGCTCGACCCCATCCAGGACGGCTTCTGGCAGGAGCACGGCCTGCAGTGCGGCTTCTGCACGCCGGGCATGATGATGACGAGCTACGCGCTGCTCAAGCGCAATCCCAAGCCGGACGAGGCTGCCATCCGTCAGGCCATCTCCGGCAATCTGTGCCGCTGCACCGGGTACGTGAACATCGTGAAGGCCGTGCAGTACGCCGCGGCCAAGGCGTAA